In the Vicia villosa cultivar HV-30 ecotype Madison, WI unplaced genomic scaffold, Vvil1.0 ctg.000024F_1_1, whole genome shotgun sequence genome, GTTGAATctgaggaggatgaggaggaagAGGACTCAGAAGAGGATTCAGAGGAAGAGAAGGGAAAGACTTGGGAAGAACTGGAGAGGGAAGCAAGCAATGCGGATAGGGAGAAAGGGAATGAGTCTGACAGTGAAGAAGACAGGAAAAGAAGGAAGGCTAAAGCCTTTGGTAAGTCTCGAGGCAATATAAGTAGTAGTATGCCAAAGCGATCCAAGTTAAGATAGATTATGGTTTTAATTCTTGGTCATTTTGATGTTTAAGTATTGATGTTACTGTCTCATAGCTGCTGGTGCATTTTGTGTCTGGACAAGTTGTCTTTTATGATTGTAACTTAGGTTCTCCATCACTTAGTATAGTTTCAGCCACTCCAGGAATCCTTGATCCGTGGATCTAATGCCTGTCCTTTAAATGTTTATGTGGTTATTATCACTATTAAGAACTGCTGCTGTTTCTATTTCTATCATGTTATTCAATCTCTCTTCTGGTTATGtgtttttttgttaatattttcttttccttttctctgTTGGCAATGTTTTCTCTACTACAGAACAGTAGAATGGTGGAGATTGAAGGGTGAGACATTATGTTGGATGAATTACTTTAGACCTACTTGTTATTTTACAGAAGTTTTAAAGATTTAAAATTTTTGTATCATGGGTTCTATTTATAGAAGGTTTTTAGTAGGTTCTTATCAGTTTGTGTCAAACTTCACTAGAATGAGAGTGCCTATTAGAGAGTTATGTCAATTTCAAAAGTGTGTTGATAGGTTTAAGGTTTAGGTATGGAGAAAACACAATCTAACTTAATGGTTATAACAATTCAAAAAAGTGAATTTGAAGCGCACTgtgaataatttattaataatcaaACTGAGTATTTTCATAACTGTTCAATGAATCTATTCCTCAACATAAAAACTACTTAGATTAACTAGATTTAACTTGATGCTTATAATTGAGTTAGTTAGCCTTGCAACTATTTTGTATAAAGTAGTTAGAGTTATTAGGGATGAAATGAGTCGAGTTGAACTCGCCTGAGTTCagctcgactcgttaagaatttgTTCCGTTCAAATATTGATTTGAGTTCGTCCTGAATTTTTTTTCAACTCAAACTCCACTCGTTAGAAGTTCACGGTTAGGTTCAACTCGTTTGTTTCACGGACTTAAAAGTCATTTTTAGGTTCAACTCGTTTGTTTCACGGacttaaaagtcatttttttgaagtaaattttttttttatatatttgactttttatattaatattttataaaataaaaaaatatcaaaataaaataaaagttgtaagattggaatttatacgatgtataattatttttagaaatattttgccaacttgaaaatataattaaaattattagattaaaataaaatatagggCTAAACTTTGGAGAAAATTCTACtatcttaaagacaatataaactatcttatatataatatataatggaGTTGATAGGGCTTagatttgaagaaaatttttaaaTCCATTCTTAAAGATAATATAATCTATTTCATATATAATCATGACTTATAAACCTAACTAGTCGAATTATGTATAGTTCAAATTCATTGAccgttattaaatttattttatatatgttacTTGCACGCATGACGCATAGATATAGCTCACATGGAGATTAGATTAGCTTACCTATTTATGGTATGAGAGCCATGATATCCTAACTAATTCTAAATATGAGACAAAGTAGGTACAAGGCTAATTAACTCAAATAACTTGTATAAGCATAAACAAAATCAAGTTAGTCTAGTTGGCATTATTGTGGTGTAATTGAATCGTTTCATTATTTTCAAACAGAACCAAGATACAAAAAGAGGATCTGTCTGAAAGTATAATCTTTGTTTAAAAATAAGATAGAATTGAAACCTTAGTTTAAGGATGtaacagaaaattgaaaaaaagataTAACACAGAAATGTAACGGGAAAGTGGAAATAGAGAGAGGATTGAATGCAATTGGCAATTGCCATAGCAAGCACACACGAATGGGCATAGTTTTATATCTGTCACACCAATGTGTCCAAGCCAACAACTGGGTTGAGTTTCTTGATTTTCGAAGTCCCGTCAATAAAAGGATCCATAAattaaatgaagaaatcttcTTGTTTTTTCAAAAATCCAAGGAGACATGTTTAGCTTTTTTTGTTATGTGACTAGCTGTGATCTTGGAGACGAACATCTCCCTCAACGGCTTCCATAACTTGATGAACTTATTTGGGAGGTAAGAGAACTACTAAGAGGGCAATCTTTTAGAGTACATGGAAAAACAACACACATCAGAGTGTGACATGTTTGTTGAAGTTTTATTTTGTCTTTGATAGATGTTAGGTTCTCTTCCGAGTCCGTCTTTCCatcacactgttccatgacagGAAGGCAAAACCTCTTGCTATGAACCCCTTTCTTCTCTTATGCATTTGTGTACCTAGGGAAGATGCTTCACTTGTTCTCTTTGAGATGCTGGCACTGTCATAGTTATGGTCTTGCGAATGTGATTTGTTCACACTTTTTTGGTTCCTCTTGTTAAACATTGTTAGCGCAACAATCGGCATTGTTAGCGCAACAATCGGAGGAGGGTCGAGCGGAGAGCGTTATTTTTCCGGGAtattcctttgagcaacacacaTTTGTGGAAGAAAcatcacttctccacctaaaactttAAGTTGATAGGTGAGTGAGTTTTTCCTCTTATAAATGCCGAAGTCACCACATTCCTATTCATTGTGAGACTATTTTCCCtacactcacacttgcattattctcaaCAAATATATGGTTTGAATTTTCACAAATATATGGTTTGAATTTTCCCATTGGGAGAGATGAAAAGAACACATTAATTTTATTGATAGAAAGGTAAAAATTATAATGGGAAAGACCTAATGATCCCTTTATATATTGGGAGAGAGTATTAATTAACAAGTCGAATAATGCtctaacaaaataaaattaaagcatAACTAACATACCTAATAATGCTCTAACAAACTAATAAAGAAAAGACTAACAACATAAACTTAATTATGTAACTTAACACCTCTCAATCAATTCCACCTATTTTATGTGCCGtttgatatgatattttttaacattatattttttaACATTCGTAGTGTTCCCTAGAGTATGCTCACCGTGTTCGTGACATATGGGTTGCAAATTATCATTTTTCAGGGATTTTTCTACCTTGTTCCTTCTCAATGATTGAGAGTATTGAGGGGTGAGACTTATGTCTCAATCACCAATTGTCCAAGATGAAGATTTTTTGTGTTTGTATTTGTCATTTTGGGAGTTATGGTTTTGATGGACGAGTCACCTTGTGACAATTCTAGCGGGGTCTAACTTCTGGTCACCACCACGACATTTGAACTTTTAGGTCTAGGCAAGATTTTACCAAACCCTATAATGTACCAATTTTTTCCGTGTGGACTTACACGATGGATCATATAAGCAGGTGATATAACCTTCACTTCATTGGTTGAGATGCATTTGTGGTTATTTGATCTTTTGACTTGCTTCTGCCATGCTCATTCTGTAATTTTAGATTTACATGAAAAAATATTGTGATGCTAATGTGTGATAAAGTGTATCCAATTAACAAGTAATAAAATTGATTCAATGATCATACTTGGGATGATCTCCTATTCATAGAATGCTTCGACTCATGTATGCTCCTTGTTGTGACTATTTTCACTAAGGTGATCTCTGAGATCATTGGTAAATGACCATGACTTTGTTGATGTACCTGACACTAAGATATGTGGTAACACCTATGTGATTTGAATATGCTTCAGACACCGGTATGAGTATGTTAGTGTTTTTGAATGGTTGACTTGTAAGCGCATTAATTTTCATGGATGACATTAAGGatattatattattgtgttgTGTTGTCATATTACGCCGAGATAATCTTTTAAGTGGGTAacctaaataaaaattaaaaaaaaatactctctCCGTTTTTATTAAACGCAGtttcaaaaaaaatatgtatatcaAATTATAAATCATTTTATAATACTAATGAATCATTATTTTTCCTAATAtaactttaaatatttattataattatttcaaaattgttttgATTTACCTTCATACCATTAATAAATGAAAATCAATATCTTTCCTAATTTCTCTtttttataacaacaattatatttttaaatattcatcaaatcgtcaaaaacgacttataataaaaaatagtaaacaaTTTAATAAATCTTTaccaaaaaagtaaaataatttaaTGACAGGATCATTTAACATGATgtgatattttcttttataacttttttattttattttgagatcACCTCTATATAAATACTTTTTCTAATCTTAGTcaacaagagaaaaacaaagtAACTTGTAGCACAAGGAGTAGAAAAACTCAAACCGCATCGATCTTTTGGCTTTTTCGTTTTACCATTCCTTAACTACCGTTATTAATCTTAGTCTAGTGTCTTGGAAAGAAAGATTCTTCTAATCTCTTTCAAGAAACTTCCTTTCCATCCACAACCCAATTTCATAGAAACCTTCCTTTTTCATCGGGTAGGCCCACACACAGAAAAATACACAAAAGTGTGCATTGAAAGCAGTAACTTGcgtgagaagaaaaagaaaaccgTCGCACAGTTACGaagatcagaatcagaagaagaacaaACGTGCTCTACTTTTGAAGATATTTCAGTAAGTTGTTCTTGTTTCTTTTGATTCTTTAACGTTTCATAATATAATATTATCATCTTTAGGGTTTGTTTGTGATATGCTTGTAGTTTTAGGTTTTTGTTCTTACAGTTTTTCATTTAGTATTTATAGTAGAAAAGATCATGAAAATTAGGTTTAGATGATTATGATATGTAGAAGAAAAATACGAAGATTCTGTGATAAAGAGAATAGATCAGATGAAGAAACGTAGTCGCACGGTTAGGGTTAGAGGTAAacctaaaaaaactataaaaatgacGTAGTATAATCGTAATCGTAGTATAGACGTCCGCAAGTCAATTAACAGAATTCATCTATATGTTGTCAGCTTTTGAAAAAGTAGTGAGACCATTCAATGGACATGGAGCGAGGGAATTCTCGAACCATTTCGGCTACTACTTTTCATGATGTCACAGTGGATCTTGTTTGCCAGTATCAGTTTGAAAATGGGTCATCTCAGGTTTTGTTTTTGGATGTTGATAACAATCAAAAGAATGGAGCTTTCCTTAACCATTCCCTAAGTTTCTCTGTTGAAAGCTTTGTTCAAACACTTGCTTCATGCAATGGCTTGATCCTCTTATCGGGTTATGTCACTGATCAACCCTGCTACTATGTGGTAAATCCTCTTACAAAAGAGTCTACCACGATCCCTCATCCTTGTATTCAAGAAACTCTTATTCGAGTTGGTTTAGCTTCCGATGATTATAACCAGTTTAAGATTGTTCTTGTTGAAGcaaaatcttcttccaaattGATGACCGGACTAGAGTTTCATGTATTTTCTTCTGACACAAGCGAATGGAGTACGGTAAAGGTAAACCATTCTGTCAATTTAAATCTGCCTCCTTTGCCAGAATTCGAGTTTAAGGAACTATCGACACAACCTCTTTATTCAAATGGTTCAGTCCATTGGGAAATTGGTGGAAAATTATTGGTGTTTCATGTCAAAGAAAACAGCTGTGAACTAATTGAACTGCCAGATTTTTCCAAAGATTGGCCATGGCAATCGACGATGATGTATCGCCGATGCTTGTGCAAATCGAGCGGCTGTGTTTACTATTGTTACACTGATTTGGATGGTTTCCACATTTGGGAGCTTCTCAAGGAGAATTATGATCTCGGGCTGTTTCGTGATTCTGGAAAATTTAGGTGGAAACTAGTCCATACTGTCACACATGAGATTTTTACCTCTACGTGTGACGAATTTCATGACACATTATTGGAATGGGAGCCGCTTACGCCTATTGCGTATACCAAACAAGCACAGACTATATACTTGCAGATTCCAGGTGCTGTTGTTGGTTATGATTTTGTTACAGAAGATTTGAGATTAATCTGTAGATATTCATATCCAGCGATGAACTTCAACTGCTGCTCATTTCTATGTTCAACTAGTTTTGGGACTCATAATGTGCCTAGAGAAAGAGAATTGGTGACTGATGGAGAAATAATGGAGCTGAATTTACCAGTAAAAGATATTGAATTGTTGTTTCTTTAGACTAAGTTTTGGTGATTCTGTTGTCAATAGAATTCATTTTATGCTACTAGctttttttgcattttatttgcTTAACAGTTGTGGGAACTTCTTTGGTACTTTATGTCATTAGACAGTAtcatctttttttttgaaatgttgaaatATTGTCTGTTTAAACTGTACATTGCAGATAAATAATTTCTACCTTAAGAGGATCATATTGTCCCTTTGTATTTTTTGCAGCTGATTGCTCTTTTTGACACTTCCTTTGATCCAATGTCTGAACCTTTTTAGATTGCCTTGCACCGAATTTTACACTATCATCGAATCAAAACCAATCCAGAGATACATTATGTTT is a window encoding:
- the LOC131622055 gene encoding uncharacterized protein LOC131622055 — encoded protein: MDMERGNSRTISATTFHDVTVDLVCQYQFENGSSQVLFLDVDNNQKNGAFLNHSLSFSVESFVQTLASCNGLILLSGYVTDQPCYYVVNPLTKESTTIPHPCIQETLIRVGLASDDYNQFKIVLVEAKSSSKLMTGLEFHVFSSDTSEWSTVKVNHSVNLNLPPLPEFEFKELSTQPLYSNGSVHWEIGGKLLVFHVKENSCELIELPDFSKDWPWQSTMMYRRCLCKSSGCVYYCYTDLDGFHIWELLKENYDLGLFRDSGKFRWKLVHTVTHEIFTSTCDEFHDTLLEWEPLTPIAYTKQAQTIYLQIPGAVVGYDFVTEDLRLICRYSYPAMNFNCCSFLCSTSFGTHNVPRERELVTDGEIMELNLPVKDIELLFL